GCAAGGCCTCGTGCCCCTCCTCTTGGAAGAGGGTGGCCCGGAGGACGGAGAAATCCACCACCATCTAGCCCTCCCAGAGCTCGTCCATCTCCTCCTTGCTGACCCCCTTTCCCAAAAGCTCAGGAGGGATTCGAGGCCACACCTCCTCCTCCAGAAAGCGAAGCACCCGATCGGGGCGCCGCTTACGGGTCAGCTCGGCCAGGCGGAGCTCCAAGGCCTTGCGCACCGCCTCGGTCTTGGTTTCCCCCGTCAGGCGGGCCACCTCGCTGGCCAGACGCTCCACTTCCCGGTTGCGGATGGTGAGGGGCATGGTTTCAGCATAGATGCATACTTTTCATTACGTCAAACCACGGCGTCCCTTCCTTCGTAGAGCAACTCCAGGAGCTCCGCGGTGTGCAGCACGGGGATATTCCGGTCCAGGTAGGCTTGGATCTGGGTGAGGCAGCCGATGTTGCCCGTGACCACCAAGTCGGGCTGGGTGGCCTGAAGGTTTTCCGCCTTTCTCCGGCCCAAAACCTCGGCGATCTCGGGCTGGAAGAGGTTGTAGGTGCCGGCGCTACCGCAGCAGATCTCCCACTCCCTGGGCTCCAGCACCTCCACCCCCGCCGCCTTCAGGAAGCGCCTGGGGGCCTCCCGCACCCCCTGGGCGTGGGCCAGGTGGCAGGCGTCGTGGTAGGCTACCCGCAAGGCGCGCTTGGGGGGTGGGGGCGGCAGGAAGCCCAGCTCGTCCAGGATCACCGTGAGGTCCTTCACCCTGGCGGCCAGGGCCCTGGCCTCCTCCTCCTCGGGTTCCCCCAGGAAGAGAAGAGGGTATTCCTTCATCCCCGAGCCGCAACCGGCGGCGTTGGTGACCACGAAGTCCACGTCCCGGAAGGCCTTGAGGTTCTGCCGGGCGAGGCGCTTCGCCCCCTCCCTGTCCCCCGCGTGCAGGTTCAGGGCCCCGCAGCAGACCTGTTCCTTGGCGGCCACCACCTCCACCCCGTTTTCCTGGAGCACGCGGAGGGTGGCCCGGTTGATGGTGGGGCGGAGGACCTGCTGGGCGCACCCCAGGAGGATCCCCACCCTGGCCCGCCTTTGGCCCTTGGCGGGGTAGACCTTCTGGTAGGATTCCCTGCCCGGTAGGCGGTCCGGGAGCAGGGCGGTGGGAGCCTTAAGGGCCTTGGGCAGGGGTAGGGGCTTGAGGAGGGGTTTTAGCCGGCTTCCCAGCTCGGCCAGGGGCCGGAAGCGCTCAGGGTAGGGGAGGACACGGAGGAGGGACTGGCGGTAGACCTGTTCCAGGGGGTAGCGGTGGCGCTTCCCTTCGGTGTGCAGGCGGAAGGCGGCGATGAGCTCCCCGTAGGGGACGCCGCTCGGGCAGGCGGTGACGCAGGCCTGGCAGGCCAGGCAGCGGTCCAGGTAGGGGAGGGCCTCCTCCAGGGGGAGGTTTTCCTCCAGCACCTCCTTCATGAGGAAGATGCGCCCCCGGGGGGAGTCCATCTCCTCCTGCAGGACCAAGTAGGTGGGGCAGGTGGGGAGGCAGAAGCCGCAGTGGACGCAGGTTTCGATGGCGTGGGCCATCACCTCCCCTTCCTTGCCCAGCTTTTCCACGGGGATACGGTGCTGCATGGCCTCACCCTAAGGGGAGGCGGCCCCTGGGGTCCAGGGCCGCCTTCACCTTCCCGAAAAAGGCCGGAGGCGGAGGGGGGAAGAGCGCCTCCTCGGCCCCCTTGAGGACCAGGTGGGGCAGGCCCGCTCCCCGCAGGGCCCGCAGGCCCTCGGGGTCCACCCCGGCGTAGAGGAGCTCCCCCCCGCTCAGGTAACGCCGGGGCCCCAGGGGGAGGCCTTCCAGGGCGGGGATGCGGGCTGGGGTGCTCGGCACCTTGACCCAGATAGGGCTTCCCTCCAGGAAGGAGAGGTCCCGCACCCCTTCCCAGTGGGCCTCGTCCTCCAGGAGGGCCTCCCCTTCCCGTCCCAGGAGTTCCCGGAGGCGCTTTAGGCGCCCTTCCAGGCTTTCCGGAAACCCCCCCAGGCGGATCTCCAGGGTGGCAGGGGGGATGAGGTCCAGGGCCAACAGGTCCAGGGGCAGGCCCCGGAGGCGTTCCAGGGCGGCCAGGGCCCCGGCCAGGTTCCCCAAGGCCACCCGCAGGGTCCGGGTGGCCCGGGGGTAGGGGAAGACCTTGAAGGAAAGCTCCACCATGATCCCGAAGGCTCCCAGGGAGCCCACCATGAGGCGGTGGAAGGGGAAGCCGGCGGCGTTTTTCACCACCTGGCCCCCGCCCCGCACCAGCCTTCCTTCCCCATCCACGAAGCGCACCCCCAGGAGGAAGTCCCTCAGGCCCCCAAACCGCTCCCGCATGGGACCGGAAAGCCCCGCGGCCACCGTGCCCCCTAAGGTGGCCCCCCGGCCCGCCAGGGGCGGGTGGAAGGGGAGGTACTGGCCGTGGGCCCTCAGGGCCTCTTCCACCTCCTTGACCGGGGTGCCCGCGTAGGCGGTGAAGACGAACTCCTCGGGCTCGTACTGGAGGAGGCCCCGGAGGCCCGAGAGGTCCAGGACCACCTCCCCCTCCCGGGGGGCGGAGAGGGCGGGCTTGGTCCCCGCGCCCTTGGGGCGCAGGCGGGGGTGGAGGCGCACCGCCTCCTGCACCTCCAATGGGCTGGTGGGGCGCACCTCAGCCATGGGCCCCCTCGAGGCGGGGGTCCACCACCCCCTCCGGCAGGACCTTACCCCGGTTGGCGAGGCCCCTGGGGTCCAGGGCCTCCTTGACCCGTTCCATGGCCAGGAGGTCTTCCGGGGCGAACATCTCCGGCATGTAGGCCTTCTTCTCCACCCCGATGCCGTGCTCCCCGGTGAGGGAGCCCCCTAAGCGCACGCAGAGCCTGAGGATTTCCCCC
This genomic stretch from Thermus thermamylovorans harbors:
- a CDS encoding type II toxin-antitoxin system VapB family antitoxin, with the protein product MPLTIRNREVERLASEVARLTGETKTEAVRKALELRLAELTRKRRPDRVLRFLEEEVWPRIPPELLGKGVSKEEMDELWEG
- the glcF gene encoding glycolate oxidase subunit GlcF, coding for MQHRIPVEKLGKEGEVMAHAIETCVHCGFCLPTCPTYLVLQEEMDSPRGRIFLMKEVLEENLPLEEALPYLDRCLACQACVTACPSGVPYGELIAAFRLHTEGKRHRYPLEQVYRQSLLRVLPYPERFRPLAELGSRLKPLLKPLPLPKALKAPTALLPDRLPGRESYQKVYPAKGQRRARVGILLGCAQQVLRPTINRATLRVLQENGVEVVAAKEQVCCGALNLHAGDREGAKRLARQNLKAFRDVDFVVTNAAGCGSGMKEYPLLFLGEPEEEEARALAARVKDLTVILDELGFLPPPPPKRALRVAYHDACHLAHAQGVREAPRRFLKAAGVEVLEPREWEICCGSAGTYNLFQPEIAEVLGRRKAENLQATQPDLVVTGNIGCLTQIQAYLDRNIPVLHTAELLELLYEGRDAVV
- a CDS encoding FAD-binding protein; the protein is MAEVRPTSPLEVQEAVRLHPRLRPKGAGTKPALSAPREGEVVLDLSGLRGLLQYEPEEFVFTAYAGTPVKEVEEALRAHGQYLPFHPPLAGRGATLGGTVAAGLSGPMRERFGGLRDFLLGVRFVDGEGRLVRGGGQVVKNAAGFPFHRLMVGSLGAFGIMVELSFKVFPYPRATRTLRVALGNLAGALAALERLRGLPLDLLALDLIPPATLEIRLGGFPESLEGRLKRLRELLGREGEALLEDEAHWEGVRDLSFLEGSPIWVKVPSTPARIPALEGLPLGPRRYLSGGELLYAGVDPEGLRALRGAGLPHLVLKGAEEALFPPPPPAFFGKVKAALDPRGRLPLG